A single window of Rhodococcus jostii RHA1 DNA harbors:
- a CDS encoding amino acid ABC transporter ATP-binding protein yields MAVSLTGTDLHLAFGTNKVLRGVDLHVDAGDTVTVIGPSGSGKSTLLRVLNRLHEPDQGDVLLDGKSVLKDNPDKLRQRIGMVFQHFNLFPHKTVVDNIALGPRKLKGMSKDEARSLALEQLELVGLANKADSRPGNLSGGQQQRVAIARALAMKPEVMFFDEATSALDPELVKGVLALMADLAKGGMTMVVVTHEMGFAREVSDTVLFMDHGAVVETGKPDQLFDNPETERLQQFLSQVL; encoded by the coding sequence ATGGCCGTCTCTCTCACTGGCACCGACCTGCATCTCGCATTCGGCACCAACAAGGTGCTCCGCGGCGTCGACCTCCACGTCGACGCGGGCGACACCGTCACCGTGATCGGACCGTCCGGCTCCGGAAAGTCCACCCTGCTGCGGGTCCTCAACCGGCTGCACGAACCCGATCAGGGCGACGTCCTCCTCGACGGCAAGTCGGTGCTGAAGGACAACCCGGACAAGCTGCGGCAGCGCATCGGCATGGTGTTCCAGCACTTCAACCTGTTCCCGCACAAGACCGTCGTCGACAACATCGCCCTCGGCCCCCGCAAGCTCAAGGGGATGTCCAAGGACGAGGCACGGTCGCTGGCGCTCGAACAGCTCGAACTCGTCGGGCTCGCCAACAAGGCAGACTCCCGGCCCGGCAACCTGTCGGGCGGGCAGCAGCAGCGCGTCGCGATCGCCCGCGCCCTCGCGATGAAGCCCGAGGTGATGTTCTTCGACGAGGCCACCTCGGCGCTCGACCCCGAGCTGGTGAAGGGCGTCCTCGCGCTGATGGCCGACCTCGCCAAGGGCGGCATGACGATGGTCGTCGTCACCCACGAGATGGGGTTCGCCCGCGAGGTCTCCGACACGGTGCTGTTCATGGATCACGGCGCCGTCGTCGAGACCGGGAAGCCGGACCAGCTGTTCGACAATCCCGAAACCGAACGGCTGCAGCAGTTCCTGTCCCAGGTACTCTAG